A genome region from Polyodon spathula isolate WHYD16114869_AA unplaced genomic scaffold, ASM1765450v1 scaffolds_3893, whole genome shotgun sequence includes the following:
- the LOC121312439 gene encoding intraflagellar transport protein 88 homolog, translating into MVASCYRRSGNYQKALETYKDIHRKFPENVECLRFLVRLCTDMRLKEVQEYATKLKKVEKMKEIREQVLQTECCGSSKPWLWK; encoded by the exons ATGGTGGCCAGCTGCTACAGAAGAAGTG GAAACTACCAGAAAGCACTGGAGACCTACAAAGACATCCACAGGAAATTTCCCGAAAATGTTGAAT GTTTGCGATTCTTGGTTCGCCTGTGCACTGACATGAGATTAAAAGAAGTACAGGAATACGCTACTAAACTGAAGAAAGTGGAGAAAATGAAGGAGATAAGAGAGCAG gttctacagactgaatgttgTGGGTcatcaaaaccctggctttggaaatAG